TAATGAAATCACGAATGTTATGGAATACTACAATAGTTCATTCCTGAAGGCAGTTCCTCATTTGACTGCTGAGTACAAGCGTCTCGCTAAAAAACACGGTTTGGAGTTGAAACATCCTAAACCAATTACCATGGGAATGTGGATTGGTGGAGACCGTGATGGGAATCCTTTTGTTACAGCAGATACCTTGAAACAATCTGCTATGACTCAGTGTGAAGTCATCATGAACTACTATGATGAAAAGATTTACCAACTTTATCGTGAATTCTCTCTCTCAACCAGTATTGTCAATGTGAGCAAGCAAGTCAGAGAAATGGCTCGTCAATCCAAGGATAACTCGATCTATCGTGAAAAAGAACTTTATCGCCGTGCCTTATTTGATATTCAATCAAAAATCCAAGCAACAAAAACCTATCTGATTGAGGATAAGGAAGTTGGAGCTCGCTATGAAACAGCTAATGATTTTTATAAGGATTTAATTACCATCCGTGATTCCCTCTTGGAAAATAAAGGTGAAGCACTAATTTCTGGTGATTTTGTTGAGTTAATCCAGGCGGTTGAAATTTTTGGTTTCTATTTGGCATCTATTGACATGCGTCAAGATTCTAGTGTTCATGAAGCCTGTGTAGCTGAACTTTTGAAATCAGCAGGAATTCATTCGCGTTATAGCGAACTAAGTGAAGAAGAAAAATGCCAACTTCTATTGAAAGAATTGGAAGAAGATCCACGTATTCTTTCTGCCACTCACGTTGAAAAATCAGAGTTTCTTGAAAAAGAATTAGCAATCTTTAAGGCCGCTCGTAAGTTGAAAGATAAGTTGGGAGATGATGTCATTCGTCAGACTATCATTTCACATGCAACCAGCGTATCAGACATGTTGGAATTAGCTATCTTGCTAAAAGAAGTAGGGTTAGTTGATAAAGAAAGATCTCGTGTTCAAATTGTTCCTCTCTTTGAAACAATTGAGGACTTGGACCACTCAGAAGAAACCATGAGAGAATACCTTTCTCTTCCTCTTGCTAAGAAATGGATTGCTTCACGTAATAACTACCAAGAAATCATGCTTGGTTACTCTGATAGTAATAAAGATGGTGGCTACCTATCATCATGTTGGACCCTCTACAAGGCTCAACAACAATTGACTGCTATTGGAGATGAATTTGGCGTTAAGGTTACCTTCTTCCATGGTCGCGGTGGTACTGTTGGTCGTGGTGGTGGACCAACCTATGAAGCCATCACATCTCAACCGCTCAAGTCTATCAAGGATCGTATTCGTTTGACGGAGCAGGGTGAAGTAATTGGGAATAAATACGGAAACAAAGACGCAGCCTACTATAACCTTGAAATGTTGGTTTCAGCAGCCATTAACCGTATGATTACTCAATGGAAGAGTGATACTAATACCTCAAATCGCTATGAAGCCATTATGGATCAAGTAGTGGACCGTAGTTATGATATATACCGTGACTTGGTCTTTGGAAATGACTATTTCTATGATTATTTCTTTGAGTCAAGTCCAATCAAGGCTATTTCAAGCTTTAATATTGGTTCACGTCCAGCCGCTCGTAAGACTATTACTGAAATCGGTGGTTTGCGTGCAATCCCTTGGGTATTCTCATGGTCACAAAGCCGTGTCATGTTTCCGGGCTGGTATGGGGTTGGTTCTAGCTTCAAAGAATTTATTGATCAAAATCCGGAAAATATTGAAATTTTGCGTGATATGTATAAAAATTGGCCATTTTTCCAATCTCTTCTTTCAAATGTGGATATGGTCTTATCTAAATCCAACATGAATATTGCTTTTGAATATGCTAAACTATGTGAAGATGATCAAGTGAAGGCTATTTATGATACTATTTTAGACGAATGGCAATTAACGAAAAATGTTATCCTAGAGATTGAGGGCTATGACGAATTATTAGCTGAAAATCCATATCTAAAAGCAAGTTTGGATTACCGTATGCCTTACTTTAATATTCTTAACTATATCCAGTTGGAGTTGATTAAACGTCAACGCCGAGGAGAATTATCAAGCGATCAAGAAAAATTAATTCATACAACTATCAACGGAATTGCGACAGGATTGCGTAATTCGGGTT
This portion of the Streptococcus mitis B6 genome encodes:
- the ppc gene encoding phosphoenolpyruvate carboxylase, whose amino-acid sequence is MSLQKLENYSNKAVVQEEVLILTELLEDITKNMLAPETFAKIMELKELSTQEDYQGLNQLVTSLTNDEMAYISRYFSILPLLINISEDVDLAYEINHQNNIDQDYLGKLSATIKMVAEKENAVEILEHLNVVPVLTAHPTQVQRKSMLDLTNHIHTLLRKYRDVKLGLINKEKWHNDLRRYIEIIMQTDMIREKKLKVTNEITNVMEYYNSSFLKAVPHLTAEYKRLAKKHGLELKHPKPITMGMWIGGDRDGNPFVTADTLKQSAMTQCEVIMNYYDEKIYQLYREFSLSTSIVNVSKQVREMARQSKDNSIYREKELYRRALFDIQSKIQATKTYLIEDKEVGARYETANDFYKDLITIRDSLLENKGEALISGDFVELIQAVEIFGFYLASIDMRQDSSVHEACVAELLKSAGIHSRYSELSEEEKCQLLLKELEEDPRILSATHVEKSEFLEKELAIFKAARKLKDKLGDDVIRQTIISHATSVSDMLELAILLKEVGLVDKERSRVQIVPLFETIEDLDHSEETMREYLSLPLAKKWIASRNNYQEIMLGYSDSNKDGGYLSSCWTLYKAQQQLTAIGDEFGVKVTFFHGRGGTVGRGGGPTYEAITSQPLKSIKDRIRLTEQGEVIGNKYGNKDAAYYNLEMLVSAAINRMITQWKSDTNTSNRYEAIMDQVVDRSYDIYRDLVFGNDYFYDYFFESSPIKAISSFNIGSRPAARKTITEIGGLRAIPWVFSWSQSRVMFPGWYGVGSSFKEFIDQNPENIEILRDMYKNWPFFQSLLSNVDMVLSKSNMNIAFEYAKLCEDDQVKAIYDTILDEWQLTKNVILEIEGYDELLAENPYLKASLDYRMPYFNILNYIQLELIKRQRRGELSSDQEKLIHTTINGIATGLRNSG